In the Rhizobium sp. BT03 genome, one interval contains:
- a CDS encoding ferredoxin, which translates to MEYRMRVIVHTSKCQGHARCWAQAPEIFNLDDEGYILPGAIDVEERDELFASRGARSCPERALEIDCVSDALLDRLLFNQHCGG; encoded by the coding sequence ATGGAGTACCGTATGCGCGTCATAGTGCACACTTCCAAATGCCAAGGTCATGCAAGATGCTGGGCCCAAGCGCCCGAAATATTCAATCTTGACGACGAGGGATACATACTGCCCGGTGCAATCGATGTCGAGGAGAGGGACGAACTGTTCGCGTCGCGAGGCGCTCGATCCTGCCCTGAACGTGCGCTGGAGATAGATTGCGTTTCGGATGCGTTGCTCGATCGCCTTTTGTTCAACCAACATTGTGGGGGTTGA
- the nifH gene encoding nitrogenase iron protein — protein MSDLRQIAFYGKGGIGKSTTSQNTLAALVDLGQKILIVGCDPKADSTRLILNAKAQDTVLHLAAQEGSVEDLELEDVLKAGYKGIKCVESGGPEPGVGCAGRGVITSINFLEENGAYDDVDYVSYDVLGDVVCGGFAMPIRENKAQEIYIVMSGEMMALYAANNIAKGILKYAHSGGVRLGGLICNERQTDRELDLSEALAARLNSKLIHFVPRDNIVQHAELRKMTVIQYAPDSKQAGEYRALAEKIHANSGQGTIPTPITMEELEDMLLDFGIMKSDEQMLAELQAKESAVVAAQ, from the coding sequence ATGTCAGATTTGCGTCAAATCGCATTTTACGGCAAAGGGGGGATCGGCAAGTCCACCACCTCCCAAAATACGCTCGCAGCGCTTGTCGACCTCGGGCAGAAGATCCTGATCGTCGGATGCGACCCGAAAGCCGACTCCACCCGGCTGATCCTGAACGCCAAAGCACAGGACACGGTTCTGCATCTGGCAGCGCAGGAAGGTTCGGTGGAAGACCTTGAGCTCGAGGACGTGCTCAAGGCCGGCTACAAAGGCATCAAGTGCGTGGAGTCCGGCGGTCCGGAACCGGGCGTCGGCTGCGCCGGGCGCGGCGTCATCACCTCGATCAATTTCCTTGAAGAGAACGGTGCATATGACGATGTCGACTACGTCTCCTATGACGTGCTCGGCGATGTGGTGTGCGGTGGCTTTGCGATGCCGATCCGTGAGAACAAGGCCCAGGAGATCTACATCGTGATGTCCGGCGAGATGATGGCGCTCTATGCCGCCAACAACATCGCCAAGGGCATCCTGAAATATGCCCATTCCGGCGGCGTGCGGCTCGGCGGCCTGATCTGTAACGAGCGCCAGACGGACCGCGAGCTCGACCTCTCCGAGGCGCTGGCTGCCAGGCTCAATTCCAAGCTCATCCACTTTGTGCCGCGTGACAACATCGTCCAGCACGCCGAGCTCAGGAAGATGACGGTGATCCAGTACGCGCCGGACTCCAAGCAGGCCGGGGAATATCGGGCGCTAGCCGAGAAGATCCATGCCAATTCGGGCCAAGGGACCATTCCGACCCCGATTACCATGGAAGAGCTCGAAGACATGCTGCTCGACTTCGGCATCATGAAGAGCGACGAGCAGATGCTGGCCGAACTACAGGCCAAGGAGTCAGCGGTGGTTGCGGCTCAATAA
- the nifK gene encoding nitrogenase molybdenum-iron protein subunit beta codes for MPQSAEKVLDHAPLFREPEYRQMLAEKKANFECPHPDQVVADQNDFTKTWEYREKNLGREALVVNPAKACQPLGAVFAAAGFEQTMSFVHGSQGCVAYYRSHLSRHFKEPSSAVSSSMTEDAAVFGGLKNMVDGLANTYKLYDPKMIAVSTTCMAEVIGDDLHGFIENAKNEGSVPHDFDVPFAHTPAFVGSHVDGYDGMIKGILENFWKGNERKEVAQAINIIPGFDGFCVGNNRELKRLLDMMGVSYIFIQDASDQFDTPSDGTYRMYDGGTKIEDLKTALNAEATLSLQHYNTRKTLEYCKEVGQVTASFHYPLGVQATDEFLMKVSEITGKEIPPAIGLERGRLVDAMADSQAWLHGKKYAIYGDPDFVYAVARFVLETGGEPTHCLATNGTSAWEAEMKALLASSPFGKDAQVWAGKDLWALRSLLFTEPVDLMIGNSYGKYLERDTGTPLIRLTFPIFDRHHHHRFPLMGYQGGLRVLTTILDKIFDKLDRETSEPGVTDYSYDLTR; via the coding sequence ATGCCGCAGTCGGCGGAAAAAGTTCTCGACCATGCTCCCCTGTTCCGCGAGCCGGAATACAGGCAGATGCTCGCCGAGAAGAAAGCCAATTTCGAATGCCCCCACCCGGATCAGGTCGTTGCCGATCAAAACGACTTCACGAAGACCTGGGAGTATCGCGAAAAGAACCTGGGCCGCGAAGCCCTGGTCGTGAACCCGGCCAAAGCCTGCCAGCCGCTCGGTGCCGTCTTCGCAGCCGCAGGCTTTGAGCAAACGATGTCCTTCGTCCATGGCAGCCAGGGCTGCGTCGCTTATTACCGTTCGCATCTGTCGCGTCACTTCAAGGAGCCTTCATCGGCGGTCTCGTCCTCGATGACGGAGGACGCGGCAGTGTTCGGCGGGTTGAAGAACATGGTCGACGGGCTCGCCAATACATACAAGCTCTACGATCCGAAGATGATCGCCGTCTCGACCACCTGCATGGCCGAAGTCATTGGAGACGACCTCCACGGCTTCATCGAAAACGCAAAGAACGAAGGGTCGGTCCCGCACGACTTCGATGTTCCTTTCGCCCACACGCCTGCCTTCGTCGGCAGCCACGTCGATGGCTATGACGGCATGATCAAGGGCATTCTGGAGAACTTCTGGAAAGGCAACGAGCGGAAGGAGGTTGCTCAAGCCATCAACATCATTCCCGGCTTCGACGGCTTCTGCGTCGGCAACAACCGCGAACTGAAGCGCCTGCTCGACATGATGGGCGTATCCTACATCTTCATCCAGGATGCCTCCGACCAGTTCGACACGCCGTCTGACGGTACGTACCGCATGTATGACGGCGGCACGAAGATCGAGGACTTGAAAACGGCGTTGAATGCCGAAGCGACCCTGTCGCTGCAGCACTATAACACGCGCAAAACGCTGGAATATTGCAAGGAGGTCGGTCAGGTTACGGCTTCGTTCCATTATCCGCTGGGTGTTCAGGCGACCGACGAATTCCTGATGAAGGTCTCGGAGATTACCGGCAAGGAAATTCCTCCGGCAATCGGCCTGGAACGCGGCCGTCTCGTCGACGCTATGGCAGATAGCCAAGCCTGGCTGCACGGGAAGAAATACGCGATCTACGGCGATCCTGACTTCGTCTACGCCGTTGCCCGGTTCGTCTTGGAAACCGGCGGTGAGCCGACCCACTGCCTTGCTACCAACGGCACGTCGGCCTGGGAAGCCGAGATGAAGGCGTTGCTCGCATCCTCGCCCTTCGGCAAGGATGCCCAGGTCTGGGCGGGCAAGGACCTGTGGGCGTTGCGCTCGCTGCTCTTTACCGAGCCGGTTGATCTTATGATCGGCAATTCCTATGGCAAGTATCTCGAGCGCGACACCGGCACCCCATTGATCCGGCTGACCTTTCCGATATTCGACCGGCACCATCACCACCGTTTCCCGCTCATGGGCTACCAGGGCGGCCTGCGCGTCCTGACGACGATCCTCGACAAGATCTTCGACAAGCTCGATCGCGAGACGAGCGAGCCGGGTGTGACGGACTATTCTTACGACCTGACCCGCTAG
- a CDS encoding cytochrome P450 gives MVKDFSLFTSPGMERMPNGDPHAAVACLHNGPRIFYSPCNTRDGRGTWVIVRAQDQRKLLQDTGTFSSHRSLFASALGENWPLIPLELDPPAHSVFRSLLNPLLSPRRIMELEPAVRDRAIALISKISASSTSCDILTDFAFPFAVSIFLRLLGLSDERLNTFVGWGKDLLHGDGIRRTAAARTILAFIDELAAMRRKEPADDFMTFVVQAKVDGRLLRDQEIHGIGVLLFVAGLDTVATAIGFDLAYLARNPTEQELLRSKPDRIVLAAEELLRAYSTVQMIRVATKDINFEGAPIRKGDYISCATMIANRDPVEFENPNTIDLAREDNRHTAFAYGPHRCLGSHLARREIVIGLEEWLSRIPDFRIKDGTAPITYGGHVFGMENLILDWS, from the coding sequence ATGGTGAAGGACTTCAGCCTGTTCACGTCGCCCGGCATGGAGCGCATGCCAAATGGGGATCCGCACGCAGCTGTCGCTTGCCTCCATAATGGACCGAGAATCTTTTATTCTCCCTGCAATACGCGCGATGGCCGAGGTACCTGGGTCATCGTTCGCGCTCAGGACCAACGCAAATTGCTGCAGGACACCGGAACCTTTTCCAGCCATCGGAGCCTTTTCGCCTCGGCGCTTGGCGAAAACTGGCCGCTGATCCCGCTTGAACTCGACCCCCCGGCTCACAGCGTGTTTCGCTCACTTCTCAATCCGCTGCTTTCGCCCAGGCGGATAATGGAGCTTGAACCGGCGGTCCGTGATCGGGCGATTGCGTTGATTTCCAAGATTTCCGCGTCGAGCACAAGCTGCGACATCTTGACGGACTTCGCCTTTCCTTTTGCGGTTAGTATCTTCCTCCGTTTGCTCGGCTTATCCGATGAGCGCCTCAATACATTCGTGGGCTGGGGGAAGGACCTGCTCCACGGCGACGGCATCAGACGAACCGCAGCCGCCCGAACAATTTTGGCGTTCATCGATGAACTTGCAGCGATGCGCCGCAAAGAACCGGCCGACGATTTCATGACCTTCGTCGTGCAGGCAAAGGTCGACGGCCGCCTGTTGAGAGACCAGGAAATCCATGGAATAGGCGTGCTTCTATTCGTCGCGGGACTGGACACCGTGGCAACGGCGATCGGCTTTGACCTGGCCTATCTCGCGCGCAATCCGACAGAACAGGAATTGCTGCGGAGCAAACCGGATCGAATTGTGCTCGCAGCCGAAGAACTGCTTCGCGCCTATTCGACCGTGCAGATGATCCGTGTGGCGACGAAAGATATCAATTTCGAAGGCGCGCCGATCCGTAAGGGGGACTACATTTCCTGCGCCACGATGATTGCCAATCGTGATCCGGTGGAATTCGAAAATCCGAACACGATCGATTTGGCACGAGAAGACAATCGCCACACCGCTTTTGCGTACGGTCCCCATCGCTGTCTTGGATCACACCTTGCCCGGCGAGAGATCGTCATCGGCCTGGAGGAGTGGCTGTCGCGCATCCCTGACTTCCGTATCAAGGATGGTACGGCGCCCATCACCTATGGGGGCCACGTGTTTGGAATGGAGAATCTGATCCTGGACTGGTCCTGA
- the nifD gene encoding nitrogenase molybdenum-iron protein alpha chain: MSLDYENDSVLHEQLIAEVLAQYPDKAAKRRKKHLSVATSGDEPGDEPKALSECDVKSNIKSIPGVMTIRGCAYAGSKGVVWGPVKDMVHISHGPVGCGHYSWSQRRNYYVGLTGIDTFVTLQFTSDFQEKDIVFGGDKKLEQVIDEIEELFPLNNGISVQSECPIGLIGDDIEAVSRKKAKEHEKTIVPVRCEGFRGVSQSLGHHIANDAIRDWVFDKNEVEFETGPYDVNVVGDYNIGGDAWATRILLEEVGLRVVGNWSGDATLAEVERAPKAKLNLIHCYRSMNYICRHMEEKYGIPWMEYNFFGPSQIETSLREIAKHFGPEIVDKTEAVITKYRPLVDAVVDKYRPRLEGKTVMLYVGGLRPRHVITAYEDLGMRIVGTGYEFAHNDDYQRTGHYVNKGTLIYDDVTGYELEKFIEGIRPDLVGSGIKEKYPVQKMGIPFRQMHSWDYSGPYHGYDGFAIFARDMDLAINNPVWDLYDVPWKKEAAPAEAVAAE; this comes from the coding sequence ATGAGCCTTGATTACGAGAATGACAGCGTTTTGCATGAACAGCTCATTGCGGAAGTATTAGCGCAATATCCAGACAAGGCGGCGAAGCGCCGCAAGAAGCACCTCAGCGTCGCAACGAGCGGCGACGAGCCTGGCGATGAGCCGAAGGCCCTTTCCGAATGCGACGTCAAATCGAACATCAAGTCCATTCCGGGCGTGATGACGATCCGCGGCTGCGCCTATGCCGGTTCCAAAGGCGTGGTATGGGGGCCGGTCAAGGACATGGTCCACATCTCGCACGGGCCGGTCGGTTGCGGTCATTATTCCTGGTCGCAACGCCGCAACTACTACGTCGGCCTGACGGGCATCGACACGTTCGTGACGCTGCAGTTCACCTCAGACTTCCAGGAAAAGGACATCGTGTTCGGCGGCGACAAGAAGCTTGAACAGGTCATCGACGAGATCGAGGAGCTTTTCCCCCTCAACAACGGCATCAGCGTGCAGTCGGAATGCCCGATCGGGCTGATTGGCGACGACATTGAGGCGGTGTCGCGCAAGAAGGCCAAGGAGCACGAAAAGACGATCGTGCCGGTGCGCTGCGAGGGCTTCCGCGGCGTCTCGCAATCGCTCGGCCACCACATCGCCAACGACGCCATCCGTGACTGGGTTTTCGACAAGAACGAAGTCGAGTTTGAGACCGGCCCTTACGATGTCAACGTCGTCGGCGACTACAATATCGGTGGCGACGCGTGGGCTACGCGCATTCTATTGGAGGAGGTGGGGCTGCGCGTGGTCGGCAACTGGTCGGGTGATGCCACGCTCGCTGAGGTCGAGCGCGCGCCAAAGGCCAAGCTGAACCTCATCCACTGCTACCGCTCGATGAACTACATCTGTCGGCACATGGAGGAAAAATACGGCATCCCGTGGATGGAATACAATTTCTTTGGTCCGTCCCAGATCGAAACCTCCCTGCGCGAAATAGCCAAGCACTTCGGTCCGGAAATCGTCGACAAGACCGAGGCTGTCATCACCAAGTACCGGCCCCTGGTCGATGCTGTCGTCGATAAGTACCGGCCGCGCCTCGAAGGCAAGACGGTGATGCTCTATGTCGGCGGCCTGCGTCCTCGCCACGTCATCACGGCCTATGAGGACCTCGGCATGCGGATCGTCGGCACCGGCTACGAGTTCGCCCACAACGACGACTATCAGCGCACCGGCCATTATGTGAACAAGGGTACGCTGATCTATGACGACGTGACCGGTTACGAGCTGGAAAAGTTCATCGAAGGCATCCGCCCCGACCTTGTTGGGTCCGGCATTAAAGAGAAGTATCCGGTGCAGAAGATGGGCATCCCCTTCCGCCAGATGCACTCCTGGGATTATTCCGGCCCGTATCACGGCTATGACGGCTTCGCCATATTCGCCCGCGACATGGATCTGGCCATCAATAATCCGGTGTGGGATCTCTACGACGTCCCCTGGAAAAAAGAGGCCGCGCCAGCTGAGGCGGTTGCGGCCGAATGA